One Setaria viridis chromosome 5, Setaria_viridis_v4.0, whole genome shotgun sequence genomic region harbors:
- the LOC117858412 gene encoding kinetochore protein NDC80 homolog, producing the protein MRRGGGGGGGGRRLPKSSLAPSAIDATPALDSSAIPIRNLDSAFSRRDSDAASLCSSRPASSVGVGVGAAPNFSDRATQAAALRIVNGYLSPALTLRGPLPAARDIQAALRLLLERIDFPPNEATFEDDLIQALRLLGCPHKITRSALKAPGTPHSWPPVLAVLHWLTLFAQYSDADASSAAEAPPNDLLLYTTQGYCHFLSGDDDAVEALDEEYLSKARMDGEAAVAKFRALEKEAQELEAEVNKLTSGPSRREALEAQKETLTADVHKFEAVVKTWKTKIDEREEALVDLEKELEAKVLDARRTAAENEELLKKVDGQAVNVRDMERMHREMLVIERDIANAENGKAALEDKAWELEAKLVTKLEELEGLAEQCNQALKRLKPVIDFQYMINSKGTSPAEILGPGYKTVLKPALMAHAEENKRIIVSNLAESVDLQKQLQGSAKILEEEKSNISSLQTKHDKMVARLNLLDGEIINDDSRCTADARRMKDELEKKYNAMRSVEMEADEFLKNSEKRLQDAILKNDEETQAAATELLQLLDSIAEHKEFMEATIAQRRKELYEAADYIASLVSKTSPPVLISE; encoded by the exons ATgcgccgtggtggcggcggcggcggcggcggccggcggctcccCAAGTCCTCCCTGGCGCCCTCCGCGATCGATGCCACCCCGGCGCTGGACTCCAGCGCCATCCCTATCCGCAACCTCGACTCCGCCTTCTCCCGCCGCGACTCCGACGCCGCCAGCCTCTGCAGCAGCCGCCCCGCTTCCTCCGTCGGCGTGGGCGTCGGCGCTGCCCCCAACTTCTCTGACCGGGCCACGCAGGCCGCCGCGCTCCGCATCGTCAACGGTTACCTCTCCCCCGCCCTCACGCTCCGCGGGCCGCTCCCCGCCGCGCGTGACATCCAGGccgcgctccgcctcctcctcgagcgCATCGACTTCCCTCCCAACGAGGCGACCTTCGAGGACGACCTCATCCAGGCCCTCCGCTTGCTCGGATGCCCCCACAAGATCACCCGCTCCGCGCTCAAGGCCCCCGGTACCCCGCACTCGTGGCCGCCGGTCCTCGCCGTACTCCACTGGCTCACCCTCTTCGCCCAGTACTCCGATGCGGATGCCTCTTCCGCCGCCGAAGCCCCACCCAACGACCTGCTGCTCTACACCACCCAGGGCTACTGCCACTTCTTgtcgggggacgacgacgctgTCGAAGCCCTCGACGAGGAGTACCTCTCCAAAGCCCGGATGGACGGTGAGGCTGCCGTTGCAAAGTTCCGTGCTCTGGAGAAGGAGGCGCAGGAATTGGAAGCCGAGGTGAATAAGCTCACCTCTGGTCCCTCGAGGCGGGAGGCACTGGAGGCGCAGAAGGAGACCTTAACTGCAGACGTTCACAAGTTTGAGGCGGTGGTGAAGACCTGGAAAACTAAGATCGACGAAAGGGAAGAGGCGTTGGTGGATCTGGAAAAGGAGTTGGAGGCAAAAGTGTTGGATGCTCGACGCACTGCTGCTGAAAACGAGGAGCTACTGAAGAAGGTGGATGGTCAGGCGGTGAATGTGAGGGATATGGAGAGGATGCACAGGGAGATGCTGGTGATTGAACGTGACATTGCCAATGCTGAAAATGGGAAAGCGGCACTGGAGGATAAGGCCTGGGAGCTAGAAGCCAAGCTGGTTACCAAGCTCGAGGAGCTTGAGGGACTCGCCGAGCAATGCAACCAAGCCCTCAAAAG GTTGAAACCTGTTATTGATTTTCAGTACATGATAAATTCAAAAGGAACCTCACCTGCTGAGATCCTAGGCCCCGGTTACAAAACAGTACTGAAACCTGCACTTATGGCTCATGCCGAGGAGAACAAAAGGATCATTGTCTCAAATCTTGCAGAGTCAGTTGATCTACAAAAGCAGTTGCAAGGAAGTGCTAAAATCCTAGAGGAGGAAAAGAGTAATATTTCCAGTCTCCAGACTAAACATGACAAG ATGGTTGCTCGTTTGAATTTGCTGGATGGTGAAATCATAAATGATGACTCAAGATGCACAGCTGATGCTAGACGAATGAAAGatgagttggagaagaagtACAATGCAATGAGGTCGGTGGAAATGGAGGCAGACGAATTTTTGAAG AATTCGGAGAAGAGGCTCCAAGATGCAATACTAAAAAATGATGAAGAAACTCAGGCAGCTGCTACAGAGCTGCTGCAACTGCTTGATTCAATTGCTGAGCATAAAGAGTTCATGGAAGCAACAATTGctcagaggaggaaggagcttTATGAAGCTGCAGATTATATCGCCTCTTTGGTATCCAAGACATCACCGCCAGTCCTCATATCTGAATGA